A region of Reichenbachiella carrageenanivorans DNA encodes the following proteins:
- a CDS encoding SiaB family protein kinase, translated as MDLLKRYKNIYDTNIILMYKGEVTFDLVTSIIETLDGRITELESDRMIKKKFYGAATECIQNLYHHMDEVADETHQIDTYDSKSGLLLVTARKKFYNIMTGNFIPNTKITTIKSKLDNINALDKDGLKKLYKEILYNGEFSDKGTAGLGFVEIARKTGQKLSYEFHQVNDEYSYFTFQIRVPRELEKKLAEAS; from the coding sequence ATGGATTTATTAAAGAGATATAAAAATATATACGATACTAACATCATCCTGATGTATAAAGGCGAAGTTACATTTGACTTAGTCACTTCTATTATAGAGACACTCGACGGAAGAATAACGGAATTAGAATCTGACCGAATGATTAAAAAGAAGTTTTATGGAGCAGCTACAGAATGTATTCAGAATCTATATCATCACATGGATGAAGTAGCAGACGAAACTCATCAAATCGATACCTATGATTCCAAATCAGGTCTTCTACTGGTAACTGCTCGAAAGAAGTTTTACAATATCATGACTGGAAACTTCATCCCCAACACAAAGATTACAACTATTAAATCTAAACTTGACAATATCAATGCTTTGGACAAAGATGGCTTAAAAAAGCTCTACAAAGAGATTCTATACAATGGTGAGTTTTCAGACAAAGGCACTGCAGGTTTAGGTTTTGTAGAAATAGCCCGAAAAACTGGCCAAAAACTATCGTATGAATTTCATCAGGTAAATGATGAGTACTCTTATTTTACTTTTCAGATAAGGGTTCCTAGAGAATTAGAAAAAAAACTGGCTGAGGCTTCATAA
- a CDS encoding sensor histidine kinase: MKKDNLIRSYILTLILIILGLFIGQFIVQNAIRVNQDDAILVKLAQKQATLSEEISKNAALINLDRIKSSETNFNLVKRRLKPAVEEFTKIQKALTKGDINYGLSGTENSEKTTAMLNDMDLSYREIRDAGNEIVNVSFTDPEEDKALILSRALTNILSQKTFSDKASDLASQYQLEAKTNKGGFSQFEYVITAAIIAILLLQASFIFRPAVNLAYKNFLTANEAFVKLQRSEEELRSSAEKQLEVNEKLILSQRALEQRNKKLKLSEQEILKSSRKQIEVNEKLIRVQEELRKAYDRVKYSEERMRNIAEEQLEATERLMIAENKLKQTLTIEQDSKAELAQTLENLKSTQSQLVQSEKMASLGQLTAGIAHEINNPINFVYNGIDTLKVSLDDLITIVEKYDQLEDSKDYKAAIAEIHQMKEEYAYDDLLNDLKELVSDIKKGAVRTIEIVKGLRVFSRLDEEEMKPANVNDALDATLVLLRNKTKNKINIKKFYDDSILDINCYPGQLNQVFMNILNNGIQAIPDERKDGEVQIYTENQDQHVMIKIKDNGAGMSEQVKRRIFEPFFTTKPVGIGTGLGMSITFGIIEKHGGNIYCNSEEGKGTEFSILIPKHMDKSSEEEKVSESQKA, encoded by the coding sequence ATGAAAAAGGATAACCTGATACGATCGTATATTCTGACCTTGATACTTATTATATTAGGTCTATTTATTGGTCAATTTATAGTCCAAAATGCCATCAGAGTAAATCAAGATGATGCCATCTTGGTAAAGCTCGCACAGAAACAGGCCACACTAAGCGAAGAAATCTCCAAAAATGCAGCGCTTATCAATTTAGACAGAATTAAATCTAGTGAGACCAATTTCAACCTTGTAAAAAGAAGATTAAAACCAGCAGTAGAAGAATTCACTAAAATTCAAAAAGCACTCACAAAGGGAGACATTAACTATGGCCTGTCTGGAACAGAAAACTCTGAAAAAACAACCGCCATGCTCAACGACATGGACCTCTCCTATCGCGAAATCAGAGATGCAGGAAACGAAATCGTCAATGTGAGTTTCACAGACCCCGAAGAGGATAAAGCTTTGATTTTAAGTAGAGCACTTACCAACATCCTATCCCAAAAAACTTTTAGTGACAAAGCTTCTGATCTAGCAAGCCAGTATCAACTAGAGGCAAAAACCAACAAAGGTGGATTTTCGCAATTTGAGTACGTAATCACTGCTGCCATCATAGCTATATTACTACTCCAAGCCTCTTTCATCTTTCGACCTGCTGTAAACTTGGCTTATAAAAACTTTCTTACAGCAAATGAGGCCTTCGTAAAACTACAGAGATCAGAAGAAGAATTAAGAAGTAGTGCAGAAAAGCAGCTGGAAGTAAATGAAAAACTCATCCTCTCTCAGCGAGCTTTGGAGCAACGAAACAAAAAATTAAAACTCTCTGAGCAAGAGATTTTGAAGAGTTCTAGAAAACAAATAGAGGTCAACGAAAAACTGATTCGCGTACAAGAAGAACTTAGAAAAGCATACGATCGAGTAAAGTACTCAGAGGAGCGCATGAGAAATATTGCTGAAGAGCAGCTAGAGGCTACAGAACGACTAATGATAGCTGAGAATAAGCTCAAGCAAACACTTACTATCGAGCAAGACAGTAAAGCAGAGCTGGCTCAAACATTGGAAAACCTTAAAAGCACCCAATCTCAATTAGTACAATCAGAAAAAATGGCCTCTCTGGGTCAGTTGACAGCAGGTATTGCTCATGAGATCAACAACCCCATCAACTTCGTTTACAATGGTATCGATACACTCAAAGTATCTCTTGATGATTTGATCACCATTGTAGAAAAATATGATCAGCTCGAAGACAGCAAAGATTACAAAGCTGCTATCGCTGAAATTCATCAAATGAAAGAAGAGTATGCTTATGACGATCTTCTTAATGATTTGAAAGAATTGGTATCGGATATTAAAAAAGGAGCCGTACGAACCATAGAAATTGTGAAAGGTCTAAGGGTCTTCTCTAGATTGGATGAAGAAGAAATGAAGCCAGCCAATGTCAATGATGCATTGGATGCCACTCTTGTCCTGCTTAGAAACAAAACCAAAAACAAAATCAACATCAAGAAATTCTACGACGATTCTATCTTGGATATCAACTGCTACCCTGGACAGCTCAATCAGGTATTTATGAATATTCTAAACAATGGTATTCAAGCCATTCCAGATGAGCGTAAGGATGGTGAAGTTCAGATTTATACAGAAAACCAAGACCAGCACGTCATGATCAAAATAAAGGATAATGGTGCAGGAATGTCTGAACAAGTCAAACGAAGAATCTTCGAACCTTTCTTTACAACTAAACCCGTAGGCATTGGTACTGGACTAGGCATGTCTATTACCTTTGGTATCATAGAAAAACATGGTGGAAACATCTATTGTAATAGTGAAGAAGGAAAAGGAACAGAGTTTTCTATTTTGATCCCAAAACACATGGACAAATCTTCGGAAGAAGAAAAGGTATCCGAGTCTCAAAAAGCATAA
- a CDS encoding response regulator — MEEVQNPVEDTAVKNKKKYTILYVDDEESNLRIFRMAFKREYNVLTAPGGNEAIEMLREHDIQCLITDQKMPEMTGTELLEKVLPEFPDVIRMILTGFADIEAIVKAVNKCGIYKYITKPWDKGEMKLTIDKALEAYELKSDKVKLIRQLEKANSGLEEKVELRTKELAEVNKRLMDSIKYAMTIQNAMLMSPETIKEGFTDFFILFQPLDVVSGDFYWYADFESDDVNYKFIASVDCTGHGVAGALMSMIGESLLNQIVYEHEITDAGEILDNLNIGIQDILNQSENNMHHGMDASIMIIDEDNQEVYFAGAQQNLLYSDKGKIKTVKGDRISLGGYLDQERNYTTHKVSYTKGETSFFMFSDGFQDQFGGPDNKKFTVARLTESIEAGLDKPMDKQRDLLHKVLTEWKGEEKQTDDILVMGIKI, encoded by the coding sequence ATGGAAGAAGTTCAAAATCCAGTAGAAGATACAGCAGTCAAAAATAAAAAGAAGTACACCATTCTTTATGTTGATGATGAAGAAAGCAACCTTCGTATTTTCCGAATGGCTTTCAAAAGAGAGTACAACGTACTCACCGCTCCCGGAGGAAACGAAGCTATAGAAATGCTACGCGAGCATGACATACAGTGCTTGATCACGGATCAAAAAATGCCTGAAATGACAGGAACTGAATTGCTTGAAAAAGTGCTTCCTGAGTTTCCTGATGTGATTCGAATGATACTTACGGGTTTTGCTGATATTGAAGCTATTGTGAAAGCTGTAAACAAATGCGGCATTTACAAATACATTACTAAACCATGGGATAAAGGTGAAATGAAACTCACCATAGACAAAGCATTGGAGGCTTACGAATTGAAAAGTGATAAAGTAAAACTTATCCGTCAGCTAGAAAAAGCCAACAGTGGGTTGGAGGAAAAAGTAGAGCTACGTACCAAAGAACTAGCAGAAGTAAATAAACGCTTGATGGATAGTATCAAATACGCGATGACTATTCAGAATGCAATGCTAATGTCTCCTGAAACAATCAAAGAAGGCTTTACAGACTTCTTCATCCTGTTCCAACCACTAGATGTAGTAAGTGGTGATTTCTATTGGTATGCTGATTTTGAATCTGACGATGTCAATTACAAATTCATTGCATCAGTAGATTGTACTGGACACGGTGTAGCTGGAGCGCTAATGAGTATGATTGGTGAATCTCTACTCAACCAAATCGTTTACGAGCATGAAATTACTGATGCAGGTGAAATCCTAGACAATCTCAATATAGGCATTCAGGACATACTCAATCAATCTGAGAACAACATGCATCACGGCATGGATGCTAGCATCATGATCATTGACGAAGACAATCAGGAGGTGTATTTTGCTGGCGCACAACAAAATCTACTTTATTCAGATAAAGGCAAAATAAAAACCGTAAAAGGAGATCGGATTTCTCTAGGTGGCTATTTGGATCAAGAAAGAAACTACACAACCCACAAGGTATCTTATACCAAAGGGGAAACTTCTTTCTTTATGTTCTCAGATGGCTTCCAAGATCAGTTTGGCGGGCCAGATAACAAGAAATTTACAGTAGCTCGATTAACAGAAAGTATCGAAGCGGGATTAGACAAACCTATGGACAAGCAAAGAGATCTGCTCCATAAGGTATTGACCGAATGGAAAGGTGAAGAAAAACAAACCGATGACATTTTGGTAATGGGAATTAAGATATAA
- a CDS encoding acyl-CoA dehydrogenase codes for MPEYYSRRNLDFLLKEVFDIETLMKLDIYKNHDLDGVKMILDAAGDLADKELRPYNEEMDRMEPQFEGGKVKVHGQIRKLLKKFGDGGWISANASEATGGQQLPITVSSCAQFIFGAANYSASVYPFLTAGAARLIEEYGSEELKETYVSKLYSGAWQGTMAMTEPDAGSSLSDVTTSAEPLDDEGTVYSIVGQKIFISAGDHDAVGNVVHLMLARIKGAPEGTKGLSLFVVPQKRFKEGDQVVMNDVTTTGLYHKMGYKAAPIVHLSFGEKKRCFGYLLGKPNEGLSYMFQMMNEARIGVGLSAASIGSAAYYASLNYAKERPQGRKPDEKDPTSAQINIIDHADVRRMLFFQKAIVEGSLSLLLQCAHYADMAKGGKEEIKEIYRLTLDLLTPVAKSYPSEMGILSTSAAIQILGGAGYCKDFPLEQYFREMRIHTIHEGTTGIHGVDLLGRKIVMGGGIAFRAFTEEVSKSIKKVKLEVIELSKYGEKLNDALFRLQNITMRLSTIAMKEKKEVFLMDATLYLELFGIVAIGWQWLLQAIPCQIAINENRGDEFYNSKIHTMRYYYEYELPKTEGIIARLNSSDKLLLEIDSKDII; via the coding sequence ATGCCTGAATACTATTCCCGACGAAACCTTGATTTCTTGCTCAAAGAGGTCTTTGATATTGAGACATTAATGAAGCTTGATATCTATAAAAATCATGACCTAGACGGGGTGAAGATGATACTGGATGCTGCAGGTGATCTGGCTGATAAAGAGTTGCGTCCCTACAATGAAGAAATGGATAGAATGGAACCTCAGTTTGAAGGAGGCAAGGTTAAAGTTCATGGGCAAATTAGAAAACTACTTAAGAAATTTGGAGATGGTGGCTGGATCTCAGCTAATGCCAGTGAAGCAACGGGAGGACAGCAGCTACCTATTACTGTTTCATCATGTGCTCAGTTTATTTTTGGTGCTGCCAATTATTCTGCAAGTGTATACCCATTCTTGACAGCTGGTGCTGCTCGTTTGATCGAAGAGTACGGTTCTGAAGAATTAAAAGAAACATACGTTTCCAAATTATACAGCGGAGCTTGGCAAGGTACCATGGCCATGACTGAACCAGATGCAGGAAGCTCACTGTCTGATGTAACTACTTCTGCGGAACCGCTAGATGATGAAGGAACGGTTTACAGTATCGTGGGGCAAAAAATATTTATCTCTGCTGGAGATCATGATGCTGTAGGTAATGTGGTTCACCTAATGTTGGCGAGAATAAAAGGAGCACCAGAAGGAACAAAGGGCTTGTCGCTGTTTGTGGTGCCACAGAAGAGGTTTAAAGAAGGTGATCAAGTGGTGATGAACGACGTCACAACGACAGGCTTGTATCACAAAATGGGATACAAAGCGGCACCTATTGTCCATTTGAGTTTTGGAGAGAAGAAAAGATGTTTCGGCTATTTATTAGGCAAACCGAATGAAGGACTCTCGTACATGTTTCAAATGATGAATGAAGCAAGGATAGGCGTAGGCTTGAGTGCAGCATCCATAGGGTCTGCAGCTTATTATGCTTCGCTCAATTATGCAAAAGAAAGACCACAAGGCCGCAAACCTGATGAGAAGGACCCAACTTCTGCTCAGATCAATATCATAGACCATGCAGACGTGAGAAGAATGCTTTTCTTTCAAAAAGCTATAGTAGAAGGCTCTCTTTCCTTATTACTACAATGTGCGCATTACGCAGATATGGCTAAAGGAGGTAAGGAAGAAATTAAAGAAATTTATAGACTGACCTTAGACTTGCTTACGCCAGTGGCTAAGAGTTACCCGAGTGAAATGGGTATATTGTCTACTTCTGCTGCTATACAGATATTAGGGGGGGCTGGCTACTGTAAAGATTTCCCATTAGAGCAGTATTTTAGAGAGATGCGTATTCATACGATACATGAAGGAACTACTGGAATTCATGGTGTGGATCTGTTAGGGAGGAAGATAGTTATGGGAGGGGGGATTGCTTTTCGTGCTTTCACGGAAGAAGTATCCAAGTCCATTAAAAAAGTGAAACTGGAAGTCATTGAATTGTCCAAATATGGTGAGAAGCTAAACGATGCTTTATTTAGGCTTCAGAACATTACGATGCGACTTTCGACCATTGCTATGAAAGAGAAAAAAGAAGTCTTCCTGATGGATGCTACGCTATATCTGGAGCTCTTCGGTATTGTAGCTATTGGCTGGCAGTGGTTGCTACAGGCTATTCCATGTCAGATTGCGATAAATGAAAACAGGGGAGATGAGTTTTACAATAGTAAGATACATACTATGCGGTATTATTATGAGTATGAGTTGCCCAAGACTGAAGGTATAATTGCTCGACTCAATAGCTCAGACAAACTCTTACTTGAGATAGATAGCAAAGATATTATTTAG